Proteins from a genomic interval of Microbacterium phyllosphaerae:
- a CDS encoding CDGSH iron-sulfur domain-containing protein — MSAHQDAVTITAYPDGPLLVRGAAVLETSDGEPIEVTRRTVALCRCGLSTIKPFCDGTHKASGFRTDA; from the coding sequence ATGAGCGCGCACCAGGATGCCGTGACGATCACCGCCTACCCGGACGGGCCGCTGCTCGTGCGCGGTGCCGCCGTGCTCGAGACCTCCGACGGCGAGCCGATCGAGGTGACGCGGCGCACCGTGGCGCTGTGCCGCTGCGGGCTCTCGACCATCAAGCCGTTCTGCGACGGCACTCACAAGGCGTCGGGGTTCCGCACCGACGCCTGA
- a CDS encoding SDR family oxidoreductase, translating to MRIAVAGGTGVVGRHTVEAAQAAGHDVVALSRATGADVVNGVGLDEALHGVDAVIDVTNTTTLSAAKAVTFFETATRNLLAAGERAGVGHHVALSIVGIDGIDASYYAGKLAQERAVAAGSVPFTIARAGQFHEFAGQLLSGMSGPVAVMPKLLMRPVAAREVGAHLVRVAEVGAIGRARDLVGPRDEVLVDVARRQLAFDGVRRRVLGVRLPGAYGRGLASGSLRGGTDSLQGEITFDEWLRSEDHVRGVRTRR from the coding sequence ATGAGGATCGCTGTTGCAGGAGGAACGGGTGTGGTCGGTCGGCACACTGTTGAGGCCGCGCAGGCCGCGGGTCACGACGTCGTCGCGCTCTCGCGTGCGACCGGTGCCGACGTGGTGAACGGTGTCGGTCTCGATGAGGCGCTGCACGGTGTGGATGCCGTGATCGACGTCACGAACACGACCACCCTCTCGGCCGCGAAGGCGGTCACGTTCTTCGAGACGGCCACCCGCAATCTGCTCGCCGCAGGGGAGAGGGCGGGCGTCGGGCATCACGTCGCGCTGTCGATCGTGGGAATCGATGGGATCGACGCCTCCTACTACGCGGGCAAGCTCGCGCAGGAGCGCGCGGTGGCGGCGGGGTCGGTGCCGTTCACGATCGCGAGGGCGGGGCAGTTCCACGAGTTCGCCGGTCAGCTGCTCTCGGGGATGTCGGGGCCGGTCGCGGTCATGCCGAAGCTGCTCATGCGCCCGGTGGCGGCGCGCGAAGTGGGGGCGCACCTGGTGCGGGTTGCCGAGGTCGGTGCGATCGGGCGGGCGCGCGATCTCGTCGGGCCGCGCGACGAGGTTCTGGTGGACGTCGCCCGACGACAGTTGGCGTTCGACGGGGTGCGGCGGCGGGTGCTCGGGGTGCGGTTGCCCGGTGCGTACGGGAGGGGTCTCGCGTCGGGATCGTTGCGCGGCGGGACCGATTCGCTGCAGGGGGAGATCACCTTCGATGAGTGGCTGCGTAGCGAGGACCATGTACGCGGGGTGAGAACCCGCCGTTGA
- a CDS encoding DUF808 domain-containing protein yields the protein MSVGLLAVVDDILSAAMKASAKAAGVVIDDAAVTPQYVQGITPARELPVVAKIAVGSLANKFVIIIPIALLLTAFAPWVLPYLLILGGAYLCFEGAEKVLEWFGVQHGHADESDRNENKLVWGAVRTDLILSTEIMLISLANLEAGLDIWTTLAILAVIALIMTGVVYGAVALLVKIDDIGLKMAKNPSQRVRHTGTRIVRSMPAVFRFISILGTVAMLWVGGHLLLVNLGEVGVHFGADILHGIEHFLEPAGGVIVWIGDTLFSAIAGLIAGLIIVGIILGIGRLIGKKPNFHEGEESPADVHV from the coding sequence ATGTCTGTTGGACTGCTCGCGGTCGTCGATGACATTCTCAGCGCGGCGATGAAGGCGTCTGCCAAGGCTGCGGGTGTCGTGATCGATGACGCCGCCGTGACCCCGCAGTATGTGCAGGGCATCACTCCGGCACGCGAGCTGCCGGTGGTGGCGAAGATCGCCGTCGGTTCTCTGGCGAACAAGTTCGTCATCATCATCCCGATCGCCCTGCTGCTCACCGCCTTCGCGCCCTGGGTGCTTCCGTACCTCCTCATCCTCGGTGGCGCGTACCTGTGCTTCGAGGGTGCGGAGAAGGTGCTCGAGTGGTTCGGTGTGCAGCACGGCCACGCCGACGAGAGCGATCGGAACGAGAACAAGCTCGTCTGGGGTGCGGTGCGCACCGACTTGATCCTGTCGACGGAGATCATGCTGATCTCGCTCGCCAACCTCGAGGCCGGCCTCGACATCTGGACCACCCTCGCGATCCTCGCGGTGATCGCCCTGATCATGACCGGCGTCGTCTACGGCGCGGTGGCCCTGCTCGTGAAGATCGACGACATCGGTCTGAAGATGGCGAAGAACCCCTCGCAGCGCGTGCGCCACACCGGCACCCGGATCGTGCGCTCGATGCCCGCCGTCTTCCGCTTCATCAGCATCCTCGGCACCGTCGCGATGCTGTGGGTCGGTGGACACCTGCTGCTCGTGAACCTCGGTGAGGTCGGCGTGCATTTCGGAGCGGACATCCTGCACGGCATCGAGCACTTCCTCGAGCCGGCCGGTGGCGTCATCGTCTGGATCGGCGACACCCTGTTCTCGGCCATCGCCGGCCTCATCGCCGGTCTGATCATCGTCGGGATCATCCTGGGCATCGGTCGCCTCATCGGCAAGAAGCCGAACTTCCACGAGGGCGAGGAATCGCCCGCCGACGTGCACGTCTGA
- the msrB gene encoding peptide-methionine (R)-S-oxide reductase MsrB, translating to MSNEYSKTPEAVSDLTHLQYEVTQEDATEPPFRNAYWNTHDDGIYVDVVSGQPLFASTDKFDSGTGWPSFTKPIEADAVTTRTDRTLWMKRTEARSSGADSHLGHVFDDGPRNTGGLRYCMNSAALRFIPADSLEDEGYGRYRHLFAGQDADTATPNSEENS from the coding sequence ATGTCGAACGAGTACAGCAAGACCCCCGAGGCCGTCAGCGACCTCACGCATCTGCAGTACGAGGTCACGCAGGAGGATGCCACCGAGCCGCCCTTCCGCAACGCGTACTGGAACACCCACGACGACGGCATCTACGTCGACGTCGTCTCGGGACAGCCGTTGTTCGCGTCGACCGACAAGTTCGACAGCGGCACCGGATGGCCGAGCTTCACGAAGCCGATCGAGGCCGACGCGGTGACCACCCGCACCGACCGTACCCTGTGGATGAAGCGCACCGAGGCGCGATCCAGCGGAGCCGACAGCCACCTCGGGCACGTCTTCGACGACGGACCCCGCAACACCGGCGGGCTCCGCTACTGCATGAACTCCGCCGCCCTCCGCTTCATCCCGGCTGACAGCCTGGAAGATGAGGGGTACGGTCGCTACCGTCACCTCTTCGCCGGCCAGGACGCCGACACCGCCACCCCGAACTCTGAGGAGAACTCATGA
- the pnuC gene encoding nicotinamide riboside transporter PnuC codes for MNALLWLADAFNSQWVLPGGQVLLVREVVGNVFGLASALGGMQRKIWAWPVGIVGNLLLLTVFLGSILNPDHELPHLLGQAGRQVMFIVVAIYGWVRWRQASSNGGRVTPRWAPNSARIGLVLVMVIGTIALTPLFRALGSWEPVWADAWTFVGSLLATYGMAKGWTEFWLIWIAVDVVGVPLLFSSGFYATGLMYVFYGVFTAVGFVVWCRAQANAKPQVETIMPDPRPITSTVKTVDGDHH; via the coding sequence ATGAACGCCCTGCTCTGGCTCGCCGACGCCTTCAACTCGCAGTGGGTGCTTCCGGGCGGTCAGGTGCTGCTGGTGCGCGAGGTGGTCGGCAACGTCTTCGGCCTCGCCAGCGCACTCGGCGGCATGCAGCGCAAGATCTGGGCGTGGCCGGTCGGCATCGTCGGCAACCTGCTGTTGCTCACGGTCTTCCTCGGCTCCATCCTCAACCCCGACCACGAGCTGCCACATCTGCTCGGCCAGGCCGGCCGCCAGGTCATGTTCATCGTCGTGGCGATCTACGGCTGGGTGCGCTGGCGGCAGGCCTCGTCGAACGGCGGCCGTGTGACGCCGCGATGGGCACCGAACAGCGCCCGCATCGGCCTGGTGCTCGTCATGGTGATCGGCACGATCGCCCTCACTCCCCTCTTCCGTGCGCTCGGCTCGTGGGAGCCCGTGTGGGCGGACGCGTGGACCTTCGTCGGATCCCTGCTCGCCACCTACGGCATGGCCAAGGGCTGGACGGAGTTCTGGCTCATCTGGATCGCGGTCGATGTGGTCGGCGTGCCGCTGCTGTTCAGCTCGGGCTTCTACGCCACCGGGCTCATGTACGTGTTCTACGGCGTCTTCACCGCGGTCGGCTTCGTCGTCTGGTGCCGCGCGCAGGCGAACGCGAAACCCCAGGTCGAGACGATCATGCCCGATCCTCGGCCGATCACCTCCACGGTGAAGACCGTCGACGGCGATCACCACTGA
- a CDS encoding GNAT family N-acetyltransferase: MSDHQIRDAETADLEAITAIHNDAVLTTTAIWNEEAVTVEDRAAWLAERTARSYPVLVAVDDTGVLGYATFGDWRPHSGYRHTVEHSVYVRDGQRGRGIGKALMIELIHRARALGKHVMVAAIESSNTGSIIMHKRLDFMQVGRMPQVGAKFDRWLDLTFLQLVLDERPFPDEIR; encoded by the coding sequence ATGAGCGATCACCAGATCAGGGATGCCGAGACCGCCGATCTCGAGGCCATCACGGCCATCCACAACGATGCGGTGCTCACCACGACCGCCATCTGGAACGAAGAGGCTGTGACGGTCGAGGACCGCGCCGCCTGGCTCGCCGAGCGCACCGCCCGCAGCTATCCCGTGCTCGTCGCCGTCGATGACACCGGGGTACTGGGCTACGCGACGTTCGGCGACTGGCGCCCGCACAGCGGCTACCGCCACACCGTCGAGCACTCGGTCTACGTGCGCGACGGTCAGCGCGGCCGAGGCATCGGCAAGGCTCTCATGATCGAGCTCATCCACCGCGCCCGCGCACTCGGCAAGCACGTCATGGTCGCCGCGATCGAGAGCAGCAACACGGGCTCGATCATCATGCACAAGCGCCTCGACTTCATGCAGGTCGGGCGGATGCCGCAGGTCGGCGCCAAGTTCGACCGCTGGCTCGACCTCACGTTCCTGCAACTGGTGCTCGACGAGCGTCCCTTCCCCGACGAGATCCGATGA
- a CDS encoding HNH endonuclease, giving the protein MSNPRLAPLLEAIERLSDAWADAERGVDLSRGELLGAHRAVGEMQRCLDGLHAELAAAIAHESRPELGPEGLAKQHGYRSAAAMIAATTGGAHGDAKRLITVGQAAAPRTNLLGEALPAKYPALATALAAGEISVAAAAVIVALLERVRLKVGTVRVEEAERLLVERAAGMTLDDVRTLVARTEAWLDPDGVAPKEREARDRRSLTMFERDGSFHLNLQTDIAASAPIKAAIQAYVTATFQARITAPDPGAPDADHRTVAMIQADALAAICEHAIACDNGGMPATGATVVVRVNLDDLTAGLGTAVIDGSDQPVSITTCRRMAAGGGIIPVVLGSEGEILDWGREKRLFTRAQRLALVERDGGCAMCSLPPQMTKAHHLRWWQRDTGPTDLNNGVLLCESCHHRIHDNGWDIRIEGIGVAARVWLIPPPHVDPARTPRLGGRARYDIAA; this is encoded by the coding sequence ATGTCGAATCCCCGCCTGGCGCCGCTGCTCGAGGCCATCGAGCGCCTCAGCGATGCGTGGGCGGATGCGGAGAGGGGTGTCGATCTTTCTCGGGGCGAACTGCTCGGTGCGCATCGCGCGGTCGGCGAGATGCAACGGTGTCTCGACGGGCTCCACGCCGAACTCGCCGCCGCGATCGCTCACGAATCACGACCGGAACTCGGACCTGAGGGGCTGGCGAAGCAGCACGGATACCGGAGCGCGGCGGCGATGATCGCCGCGACGACCGGCGGGGCGCACGGAGATGCGAAGCGCCTGATCACGGTCGGTCAGGCGGCAGCGCCGCGCACCAACCTGCTGGGCGAGGCGCTGCCGGCGAAGTACCCCGCGCTGGCGACGGCGCTCGCCGCGGGGGAGATATCCGTAGCCGCCGCTGCGGTCATCGTCGCGCTGCTCGAACGCGTGCGCCTGAAGGTCGGAACAGTGCGGGTCGAAGAGGCCGAGCGCCTGCTCGTCGAGCGCGCCGCCGGGATGACACTTGACGACGTGCGCACTCTCGTCGCCCGAACCGAGGCCTGGCTCGACCCTGACGGGGTGGCCCCGAAAGAGCGAGAAGCGCGCGATCGTCGATCGCTCACCATGTTCGAGCGCGATGGGTCCTTCCACCTGAACCTGCAGACCGACATCGCCGCGAGCGCCCCCATCAAGGCGGCGATCCAGGCCTACGTGACGGCGACCTTCCAGGCGCGGATCACGGCGCCCGACCCGGGTGCGCCCGACGCGGACCATCGCACGGTGGCGATGATCCAGGCCGACGCGCTCGCGGCCATCTGCGAGCACGCGATCGCGTGCGACAACGGGGGAATGCCTGCGACCGGAGCGACGGTGGTGGTGCGGGTGAACCTCGACGACCTCACCGCAGGACTGGGGACCGCGGTGATCGACGGCAGCGACCAGCCCGTCAGCATCACCACCTGCCGCCGAATGGCTGCGGGTGGCGGGATCATCCCGGTGGTACTCGGGTCTGAGGGAGAGATCCTCGACTGGGGCCGCGAGAAGCGTCTGTTCACGCGAGCGCAGCGACTGGCCCTCGTCGAGCGGGATGGCGGATGCGCGATGTGCAGCCTCCCGCCGCAGATGACGAAGGCGCATCACCTGAGGTGGTGGCAGCGCGATACGGGGCCGACCGACCTGAACAACGGAGTTCTGTTGTGCGAGTCCTGTCACCACCGCATCCATGACAACGGGTGGGACATCCGCATCGAAGGGATCGGTGTCGCGGCGCGAGTGTGGCTCATCCCACCGCCGCACGTGGATCCGGCAAGGACTCCCCGCCTCGGCGGGAGGGCCCGCTATGACATCGCTGCCTGA
- the sigJ gene encoding RNA polymerase sigma factor SigJ, with product MDDDLDDVFRERRRLLALGYRMTGTLADAEDVVQETYLRWYRLTEAERDAIANPAGWLTTVAGRVALDLLGSARRRREQYVGPWLPEPVPAELFAGAIGSRTASRSEDPLDRITLDDDVSTALLVVLEAMTPAERVAFVLHDVFAVPFDEIAEAVGRSSAAVRQLAASARRHVRENRVAAVPRAEHDRVVRAFQEAANSGEIAPLLRYLAPDVELRSDGGGVVSAARNVVSGADNVARFLLGIAAKRPTMVMEQQQFGDGLGFVFREDGEVVSVMNLRVAAGRITQLWIVLNPAKLSSWLPG from the coding sequence ATGGACGACGACCTCGACGACGTCTTCCGTGAACGGCGACGCCTTCTCGCTCTCGGCTATCGGATGACGGGAACGCTGGCGGATGCCGAGGATGTCGTGCAGGAGACCTACCTGCGCTGGTACAGGCTCACCGAAGCCGAGCGCGATGCAATCGCGAATCCGGCGGGCTGGCTCACGACCGTCGCAGGACGCGTCGCCCTCGACCTTCTCGGCTCGGCCCGGCGCCGGCGCGAGCAGTACGTCGGGCCGTGGCTGCCTGAGCCTGTTCCGGCCGAGCTGTTCGCCGGAGCGATCGGGTCGCGCACGGCATCGAGGTCGGAGGATCCCCTCGATCGAATCACCCTCGACGACGACGTCTCCACCGCGCTGCTCGTCGTGCTCGAGGCGATGACACCCGCCGAGCGCGTCGCCTTCGTGCTGCATGACGTCTTCGCCGTGCCGTTCGACGAGATCGCCGAGGCCGTGGGCCGCTCCTCCGCCGCAGTGCGCCAGCTCGCGGCATCCGCTCGTCGACACGTCCGCGAGAACAGGGTCGCCGCGGTTCCACGGGCCGAACACGACCGAGTCGTGCGGGCCTTCCAGGAGGCGGCGAACTCGGGTGAGATCGCACCACTGCTGCGCTATCTGGCCCCCGACGTCGAACTGCGCAGCGATGGCGGCGGCGTGGTCAGCGCCGCCCGCAACGTCGTGAGCGGCGCCGACAATGTCGCGCGCTTCCTGCTGGGCATCGCCGCCAAGCGCCCCACCATGGTGATGGAGCAGCAGCAGTTCGGAGACGGGCTCGGCTTCGTCTTCCGCGAAGATGGCGAGGTCGTCTCGGTCATGAATCTGCGTGTCGCCGCCGGCAGGATCACCCAGCTGTGGATCGTGCTCAACCCCGCGAAACTGTCGTCCTGGCTGCCCGGCTGA
- a CDS encoding LLM class flavin-dependent oxidoreductase translates to MTRQIRFNAFDMNCVAHQSSGLWRHPDDRSRQYNTISYWTDLAKLLESATFDGIFIADVLGTYDVYGGTNEAAIRNGAQVPVNDPILLVSAMAAVTEHLGFGITAGTAFEHPYPFARRLSTLDHLTNGRVGWNVVTGYLPSAARNMGQHDQLAHDDRYDHADEYVEVLYKLWEGSWEDDAVVEDRERGIFTDPAKVHPIGHEGKHFSVPGIHISEPSPQRTPVIYQAGASPRGVRFASENAEAIFVAAPSKEVLSGTVKRIRDALEDAGRDRYDAKIYTLLTVITGATSEDAAAKHAEYLSYASPEGALTFMSGWMGVDLSQYAEDEPVGNVESNAIQSVLQHLKEEADLGREWTVGDFGRHNAIGGLGPTIVGSGVEIADELQSWVAETDIDGFNLAYAVTPGTWQDVIEHVIPVLRERGVYPEEYAPGTLRNKLQGKGDRVQDTHRAARYRVGANAPVA, encoded by the coding sequence ATGACCCGTCAGATCCGCTTCAACGCCTTCGACATGAACTGCGTCGCCCACCAGTCGTCCGGTCTGTGGCGGCACCCTGACGACCGCTCGCGCCAGTACAACACCATCTCGTACTGGACCGACCTCGCCAAGCTTCTCGAGAGCGCGACCTTCGACGGCATCTTCATCGCAGACGTCCTCGGCACGTACGACGTGTACGGCGGCACGAACGAGGCGGCGATCCGCAACGGCGCGCAGGTGCCGGTGAACGACCCGATCCTGCTCGTGAGCGCCATGGCCGCGGTCACCGAACACCTCGGCTTCGGCATCACGGCGGGCACCGCGTTCGAGCATCCGTATCCGTTCGCCCGCCGACTGAGCACGCTCGACCACCTGACCAACGGACGCGTCGGATGGAACGTCGTGACCGGATACCTGCCCAGCGCCGCCCGCAACATGGGTCAGCACGACCAGCTCGCTCACGACGACCGCTACGACCACGCCGACGAGTACGTCGAGGTGCTCTACAAGCTGTGGGAGGGCTCGTGGGAAGACGACGCGGTCGTCGAAGACCGCGAGCGCGGCATCTTCACCGATCCGGCGAAGGTGCACCCGATCGGCCATGAGGGCAAGCACTTCAGCGTTCCCGGCATCCACATCTCCGAGCCGTCGCCGCAGCGCACCCCGGTCATCTACCAGGCGGGAGCCAGCCCCCGCGGCGTGCGCTTCGCCTCGGAGAACGCCGAGGCGATCTTCGTCGCCGCCCCCTCGAAGGAGGTGCTCTCCGGCACCGTCAAGCGCATCCGCGACGCGCTGGAGGATGCCGGTCGCGACCGCTACGACGCGAAGATCTACACGCTGCTGACCGTGATCACCGGGGCGACGAGCGAGGATGCCGCGGCGAAGCACGCCGAGTACCTCTCGTACGCGAGCCCCGAGGGCGCGCTGACGTTCATGTCGGGATGGATGGGCGTCGACCTGTCGCAGTACGCGGAGGACGAGCCCGTGGGCAACGTCGAGTCGAACGCGATCCAGTCGGTGCTGCAGCACCTGAAGGAAGAGGCCGACCTCGGACGCGAGTGGACCGTCGGCGACTTCGGCCGCCACAACGCGATCGGCGGGCTCGGCCCGACCATCGTCGGATCGGGCGTCGAGATCGCCGACGAGTTGCAATCGTGGGTCGCCGAGACCGACATCGACGGCTTCAACCTCGCCTATGCGGTGACCCCCGGCACGTGGCAGGACGTCATCGAGCACGTCATCCCGGTGCTGCGCGAGCGCGGCGTCTACCCCGAGGAGTATGCGCCCGGCACGCTCCGCAACAAGCTGCAGGGCAAGGGCGACCGCGTGCAGGACACGCATCGTGCCGCGCGCTACCGCGTGGGGGCGAACGCTCCCGTCGCCTGA
- a CDS encoding sensor histidine kinase, which translates to MASRPWKSVRARTTLGATLVVAVALLIGAFSFYGILSSSIHASAERAAEQRLEELTERLDGPGGGPGGSRGIDTLDDELVQIIGSDGSIRSASEDARDDLGSSALPITDDPRTVRIDGKPMLVVSDDIGDDQTLVLAVPIEDDDETLSTVALLLAIALPLLLVLVAVTTWLVVGRALKPVTRIREEVDGITAERLHNRVEVPPSSDEIAALATTMNRMLDRLDASATAQRRFVSDASHELRSPLATIRQHAELAQTHPATTSIDELADVVSDEGLRLQGIVESLLLLARLDEGGGTHDESIDLDDLALGEVRRLRARGVDVDGSGIHAARVEGDPRLLGQLLRNLADNAARHSAGRVAISVIPQDTWVFVTVEDDGAGVPVDERERIFERFVRLDEARSRDAGGSGLGLAIVQGIATASGGTVSVDASRWGGARFVVALPLSD; encoded by the coding sequence GTGGCTAGCCGTCCGTGGAAGTCCGTGCGGGCCAGGACGACGCTCGGCGCGACCCTCGTCGTGGCTGTCGCGCTGCTGATCGGGGCGTTCTCGTTCTACGGCATCCTGAGCTCCAGCATCCATGCCAGCGCTGAGCGCGCCGCCGAGCAGCGACTCGAGGAGCTGACCGAGCGTCTCGACGGACCCGGTGGCGGCCCCGGTGGCAGCCGGGGAATCGACACCCTCGACGACGAACTCGTGCAGATCATCGGGTCCGACGGGTCGATCCGCTCGGCGAGCGAGGATGCCCGCGACGACCTGGGATCGAGCGCGCTGCCCATCACGGATGATCCGCGGACGGTGAGGATCGACGGCAAGCCGATGCTGGTCGTGTCCGACGACATCGGCGACGACCAGACCCTCGTCCTCGCCGTGCCGATCGAGGACGACGACGAGACGCTGTCGACGGTCGCCCTGCTGCTCGCGATCGCCCTGCCCCTGCTGCTCGTGCTCGTCGCCGTCACGACCTGGCTCGTGGTGGGCCGTGCACTGAAGCCGGTCACGCGCATCCGCGAGGAGGTCGACGGCATCACCGCCGAACGCCTGCACAACCGGGTCGAGGTGCCGCCGTCATCCGACGAGATCGCTGCCCTCGCGACCACGATGAACAGGATGCTCGACCGGCTCGACGCCTCGGCGACGGCTCAGCGACGTTTCGTCTCGGATGCCTCGCACGAGCTGCGATCGCCCCTCGCGACGATCCGGCAGCATGCCGAGCTGGCGCAGACGCACCCCGCCACGACGAGCATCGACGAGCTCGCCGATGTCGTCTCCGACGAGGGTCTTCGACTGCAGGGCATCGTCGAGTCGCTGCTGCTGCTCGCACGCCTCGACGAGGGCGGCGGCACGCACGACGAGTCGATCGACCTCGACGATCTGGCTCTCGGCGAGGTACGCCGGCTGAGGGCGCGAGGAGTCGATGTCGACGGCTCCGGCATCCATGCGGCCCGCGTCGAGGGCGACCCGCGGCTGCTGGGACAGCTGCTGCGCAACCTCGCCGACAACGCGGCGCGGCACAGCGCCGGGCGCGTCGCGATCAGCGTGATCCCGCAGGATACCTGGGTGTTCGTGACCGTCGAGGACGACGGCGCGGGAGTGCCGGTCGACGAGCGCGAGCGCATCTTCGAGCGCTTCGTGAGACTCGACGAGGCCCGCAGCAGGGATGCCGGCGGCAGCGGGCTCGGTCTCGCCATCGTTCAGGGCATCGCCACGGCGAGCGGTGGAACCGTGTCTGTGGATGCCTCGCGCTGGGGCGGCGCCCGGTTCGTGGTGGCGCTGCCGCTCTCGGACTGA
- a CDS encoding response regulator transcription factor has translation MRILVVDDEVRLADAVRRGLEAEGFAVDVANNGVDGLWRARETRYDAIVLDLMMPGMSGWKVCEALSAEENWTPVLMLTAKDGEWDQVEALETGADDYVTKPFSFAILVARIRALVRRGAVARPAVLEAGDLRLDPSSHHVWRGETPVTLTAREFAVLEHLMRHRGQVLSKRSLIEGVWDDDFDGDPNIVEVYVGHLRRKLDKPFGREAIETIRGAGYRLAADGG, from the coding sequence ATGCGGATCCTGGTGGTTGACGACGAGGTGCGGTTGGCCGACGCCGTCCGCCGGGGGCTCGAGGCCGAGGGCTTCGCGGTCGACGTCGCGAACAACGGTGTCGACGGGCTGTGGCGAGCGCGCGAGACCCGATACGACGCGATCGTGCTCGACCTGATGATGCCGGGCATGAGCGGCTGGAAGGTGTGCGAGGCGCTGAGCGCCGAGGAGAACTGGACCCCGGTGCTCATGCTCACCGCGAAGGACGGCGAGTGGGATCAGGTCGAGGCCCTCGAGACGGGCGCCGACGACTACGTCACCAAGCCGTTCTCGTTCGCGATCCTCGTCGCGCGCATCCGCGCTCTCGTCCGGCGCGGTGCCGTCGCACGACCCGCCGTGCTCGAAGCCGGCGATCTGCGGCTCGACCCCTCTTCCCACCATGTGTGGCGCGGCGAGACGCCGGTCACCCTGACCGCCCGTGAGTTCGCCGTGCTCGAGCATCTGATGCGCCACCGCGGTCAGGTGCTGTCGAAGCGCTCGCTGATCGAGGGCGTGTGGGACGACGACTTCGACGGAGACCCGAACATCGTCGAGGTGTACGTCGGACACCTGCGCCGCAAGCTCGACAAACCCTTCGGACGTGAGGCCATCGAGACGATCCGCGGCGCGGGCTACCGATTGGCGGCCGACGGTGGCTAG
- a CDS encoding iron-containing redox enzyme family protein, protein MSAPALTPSALHGVTARGPLSDAVIRRLTGGDDVGLGAEVATALAATADVVRDDDIQLALFVLYASSYGSLPDLDPSLEWDAGVVAARGLLEQAFERALRATVPMPDLPEPTVDAVGRALFALADADTGPSLSRYVAKKATDDQMHEFFMQRSIYTLREADPHSWAIPRLSGRAKAALVEIQSDEYGAGRPDRVHATIFARAMRGAGLDDTYGGYVDDVPAITLASLNSMSMFGLNRRLVGAIVGHLAAFEMTSSIPNRLYADGLRRLGFTEDVTDYFDEHVEADAVHEQIAARDLAGGLAEDRPELLADIMFGASACLTVDGWAAGHMLDSWMRGESSLRQRDAR, encoded by the coding sequence ATGTCAGCGCCAGCACTCACCCCCTCCGCACTTCATGGCGTCACCGCGCGTGGACCGCTCAGCGACGCCGTCATCCGTCGCCTGACCGGAGGTGACGACGTCGGTCTCGGCGCCGAGGTCGCGACCGCTCTGGCGGCGACGGCCGATGTGGTGCGCGACGACGACATCCAGCTCGCACTGTTCGTGCTCTATGCCTCGTCGTACGGCTCGCTCCCGGACCTCGACCCGAGTCTCGAGTGGGATGCGGGCGTCGTCGCCGCGCGGGGCCTTCTCGAGCAGGCGTTCGAGCGGGCTCTGCGGGCGACCGTTCCGATGCCCGATCTGCCCGAACCGACCGTGGATGCCGTCGGCCGAGCCCTCTTCGCCCTCGCTGACGCCGACACCGGTCCGAGCCTGTCGCGGTACGTCGCGAAGAAGGCGACCGACGACCAGATGCACGAGTTCTTCATGCAGCGCTCGATCTACACGTTGCGCGAGGCCGACCCGCACTCCTGGGCGATCCCCCGCCTCAGCGGTCGCGCGAAGGCGGCGCTCGTCGAGATCCAGTCCGACGAGTACGGCGCCGGGCGCCCCGACCGGGTGCACGCGACGATCTTCGCCCGTGCGATGCGCGGCGCCGGGCTGGATGACACCTACGGCGGGTACGTCGACGACGTGCCGGCGATCACCCTCGCTTCGCTCAACTCGATGTCGATGTTCGGCCTCAACCGGCGCCTCGTCGGGGCGATCGTCGGGCACCTCGCCGCGTTCGAGATGACCTCGTCGATCCCCAACCGGCTCTACGCGGACGGCCTCCGGCGCCTCGGATTCACGGAGGATGTCACCGACTACTTCGACGAGCACGTCGAGGCCGATGCCGTGCATGAGCAGATCGCGGCGCGCGACCTCGCGGGTGGGCTGGCGGAGGACCGCCCCGAGCTGCTGGCCGACATCATGTTCGGAGCATCCGCCTGCCTCACGGTCGACGGCTGGGCCGCGGGTCACATGCTCGACTCATGGATGCGCGGCGAATCGTCACTGCGTCAGCGGGACGCACGATGA